In the genome of Bacteroidota bacterium, one region contains:
- a CDS encoding NADH-quinone oxidoreductase subunit C → MKTIIDNIKTRFEISDIVDQKNNLKFLSCKKEQAVSLITHLKDIEGFSHFVLLTAVDWIEDNKFQLTYILNNPDKNIDIGIRVFIDRETATMDSSHHLWEHVATYQRELKEMFGIDFPGSPRVDESFILEGWDDIPPYRRDFDTKKYSEETFFPREGRTTNDPAEYMKKKLYPDEEK, encoded by the coding sequence ATGAAAACAATTATTGATAACATAAAAACGAGATTTGAAATTTCCGATATAGTAGATCAAAAAAATAATTTGAAATTTTTAAGTTGTAAAAAAGAACAAGCAGTTTCTTTAATTACTCATTTAAAAGATATTGAAGGTTTTTCACATTTTGTTTTATTAACAGCAGTTGATTGGATTGAAGATAATAAATTTCAATTAACATACATTTTGAATAACCCTGATAAAAATATTGATATTGGTATCAGAGTTTTTATTGATAGGGAAACAGCTACTATGGATTCATCTCATCATTTGTGGGAGCATGTTGCTACTTATCAGCGAGAGTTAAAAGAAATGTTTGGAATTGATTTCCCGGGAAGTCCAAGAGTAGATGAGTCATTTATTCTTGAAGGTTGGGATGATATTCCTCCATATCGAAGAGATTTTGATACAAAAAAATATTCTGAAGAAACATTCTTCCCTAGAGAAGGTAGAACAACGAATGATCCTGCTGAATACATGAAAAAAAAGTTATATCCAGATGAAGAAAAATAA